One region of Juglans microcarpa x Juglans regia isolate MS1-56 chromosome 7S, Jm3101_v1.0, whole genome shotgun sequence genomic DNA includes:
- the LOC121240235 gene encoding FCS-Like Zinc finger 3, protein MRSPMSPSLVRGDHHDEPHFLESCFLCRKPLGLNCDIFMYRGNTPFCSKECRREQIEFDDAKEKKSWKMSPPTSSSSSSSAPNKSVRTGAVVVA, encoded by the exons ATGAGATCGCCTATGTCCCCTTCCTTGGTGCGCGGCGATCATCACGACGAGCCCCACTTCCTTGAATCTTGTTTCCTTTGCCGGAAACCCCTTGGTTTGAACTGCGACATCTTCATGTACAG AGGGAACACACCGTTCTGTAGCAAAGAGTGTCGGAGAGAACAGATAGAGTTTGACGATGCCAAGGAGAAGAAGAGCTGGAAAATGTCCCCtcctacttcttcttcttcttcttcctctgcaCCAAACAAGTCTGTACGGACGGGTGCGGTTGTGGTGGCCTAG